The Amycolatopsis nigrescens CSC17Ta-90 genomic interval CGACCCCGCGCACCACTTTCCCCAGGTGGCGCACGGTGCAGCGCAACGGCGGCTCCCAGCCGATGATCTCCATGGTGTCGGTGAACCCGATCCCGGCGATCCCGGTGAAAGCGGACAGTTTGGAGCCGACGCTGCGGCCGTTGCCCTCGATCACGTGCACCTCGGTGCCCAGCATCCACTCGCCCTGGCGCGCCCAGTCGGTCAGCGCGAGCCAGGTGGTCCCCGCCGGCGCGGCGACCTGCACCGAGTGCATCAGCTCGGTCATCTCGCCGCCTCGGATTCGCTCTCCAGCTCGCGCACTCTCGCCCGCAGGCCGTCGATCTCGGCGCCGAGGCGGCCCATCACCCAGTCCACTTCGGACATCTTGTAGCCGCGGACGACCAGCTGGAAGCGCACGCGCTGGATGTCTTCGGCGTTGATGTCCTCGGCCGGGAGTCTGGTCGGTGAGCTGCCGGGGGCCAGCGGCGCGAGTTCCTCACCGCGGCCGAACACGACGGCCGCCACCAGGAACACCACGGCCGCGACGAGGAGCATCACGACGAGGTAGATCAGCGCGGTGGTCACGCGACGATCGTAACCGCCGCTACCCCGAGCGGTGGACCGCGGAGAGGAACGCCCGCCACTGGACAGCAGCGAAGGCCAGCTCGCCGCCTTCGCGGTCCTTCGTGTCGCGGACCCGCACCTCGCCGGAAGTCAGCCCCACCTCGACGCAAGCTCCATTGCCTGCGCTGTAGCTACTCTTCTGCCAGACCATCTGCTCCGGCTCATGCGCGGTCATCATGGTCCTCTCGGTCGCCATACAACTCGATTGCCAGACATGCAATCACCTCCTTCGATTGTCCCTCATCGAGCGCCTTGTCCGCCAGGCCAGCGAGCACGCGCCGGTACGAATCAGTTTCTACTGGCTCCTCAAGGAACAGTGTGGAGGTCTGGCTTTCCAGGTAAACAACCGGCCGGATCTCATCGAATTCCAGCAAACTGAATGAACCGGCGATCCCAGCGTGAACTCCAGCCGAGTTCGGCACCACGCGCACGGTGATATAGTTCCGCACCGCCATCTGGAGCAGGTAGTGCAGCTGCTCCGACATGATTTCGGCATCGCCAACCGGAAACCTCAATACCTGCTCATGGATGAAATAGGTGCAACGCGGCGGTCTCGGCCGCGCGAAGATCGACCGCCGGGCAATCCGGGCTTCCACTCGATCTTCAACCTCGCTGGCCGGTGCAGCGCCACAATCGCGAATCAGAGTTCGCGCATAGTTCTCGGTCTGGAGCGCTCCTGGCACGATCGCCAACTGGAAATCATGGATGGCTGCCGCTTTGTCTTCGTGATCAATATAGGTCACCAGTTGCACGGGAAGCCGGGAACCATGGCGCTGCCACCAGCCGGGCTGGTTGATCTCGCGACAGATCTTCAGCAGCCGCTCGCGTACGGCCTTCTTCGCCTTACACACGCCGAGAAAGAGCGATACCTCTGCTTCGCTCCCTCCGCGCTGTCCGTTCAACAGCCGTGAGACCCGACTCGGCGACCACTCCATCGCGGCGGCGACCTCGCGGCCGCTCATCCCCGACTCCTTCAGCACGCTTCGCAGCCCTTCGCCGAGTTCTCGGCTGCGTATGGTGGTTATCCGGTCATCCATGCCCCAAAACTAAACCGCTTTCCGCAGCGGTTCCTGGCACGACGCAATAGGTGCACCTGAAAGGCGCATTCGTTGTCCCTTCCGGGACGGCTTGACTGTTTCCATGCGCTCGATCTCACCCACCCACGCCGAAGCATTCCGTCTCCTGCGTACGGAGCTGTACGTGCACCTCGATCACGCGGAATTCCTCGCGATGAAGTACGAGCCGTGGGGGAAGGTCGATATCACCGCCGCCCGCAAGCTGATCGCGGACCAGGTGACCGTGATCCGCTCGGTGCTCGCGTTGCACGAGGAAAGCCGCCGGGGCCGCTGCAAGTTCTGCCGGCGGCCGTATCCGTGCCCGAGCGTGCAGGCGATCCATCAGGTGATCAAGGATCCGGACCGGGAGTTCGTCAAGCTCGTCGGCGGTTAGCCAGCACCTCGCGCATCGGCGGGCGGTCGGCCACCAGCACCTCGGTCGCGTCGGGCAGCCACTCCCCCGAGACCTGCACGAACTGGGTCAGGCCGGCAGCCCCGTCCACCGGGACGCCGCAGCGGGCCAGTGCGGTGCCGAGAATCTGCCTTGCCATCACGCCGAGTTGCAGCAGCGACCGGTTCCGGTGCTTGCGCACACCCAGGTTGACCTGCGCCAACCCGTCCAGTCCATATCTTGCCTCGGCGTCCAGCAGCAGCCCGATCTCCACCCCGTACCCGGCCGCGAACGGCACCGACTCCAGGAACTCCCTGGTCCCGGCGTACTCACCGCCGAGCGGCTGCACGATCCCGGCCAGCGCGGGCCGCAGCGCGGACAGCGCCGGCCTGGCCAGCAGCTCGGTGACCCGGCCGCCACCGGTGCCGATCTCCGCGGTCTCCAGCCGCAGCGGTCGCCGGTAGAACCCCTTCACCAGCTGCACGCCGCTGTCACCGAGCAGCGGGCCGAGCAAGGTGGGCACGAAAGCCGGGTCCGGGTCCACCAGATCCGAATCCAGGAACACCACCAGTTCACCACTGGTCACGGCCAGTGAACGCCACAGCACCTCGCCCTTGCCCGGCATCGGCTCCCAGTCGGCGAGCACGTCCTCGCGGTGCACCACCCGCGCACCGGCCAGCTCGGCAACCTCGGCCGTCGCGTCGGTGGAGCCGGAGTCCAGCACGACCAGCTCGTCCACCAGGGAACCGAGCAGCGGACGCACCGACGCGATCACGTCGCCGACGGTCTCCTGCTCGTTCAGCGCGGGCAGCACCACCGACACCGTCCGCGCACCCTTCGCGCGGACCAGCTCGTCGACCGTCCACTGCGGATCCTGCCAGGTCCGCCTGGCGAACCAGTCCTCGTCCATCCCCCGATCGTGCCATGTGCCTCAGCGAGCTCATGCCATGCTTGGAGACGACGAAGCTGGAGGAGCCCTTGTTACACCTGATGGTCCGTTATGCGCTCGCCCCGCTGGCGAAGGCGATCTACCGGCCGACCGTGCACGGCGCGGAGCTGGTCCCGCTGGACGAGCCGATCATCCTGGCCTCGAACCACCGGGCCGCGGTGGACACCGCGCTCACCGCGATCGTCACCCCGCGGCCGGTCAGCTTCCTCGGCAAGGCCGAGTACTTCACCGGCAAAGGGCTCAAAGGACGGTTCATGGCGAGCCTGCTCTCCGGCCTCGGCTATGTGCCGGTGCAGCGGGGGAACGCGGCCGCGGGGCTGGCCGCGCTGGACTCGGCGCGCAAAGTGCTCGAAGCCGGTGGCGCGTTCGGCATCTACCCGGAGGGCACCCGTTCGCTGGACGGCAGGCTGCACCGCGGGCACACCGGCGTCGGCGCGCTGGCGCTGACCACCAGGTCGCGGGTGGTGCCGGTGGCGATCACCGGCACCGAGCAGGTCCAGCCGGCTGGCAAACGCTTTCCCCGGCGGGCCAAGGTGACCGTCCGGTTCGGCGAGCCGCTGGACTTCTCGCACTACGACGGGCTGGAGAATTCCTCAATGGCCCGACGCGCGGTCACCGACCACGTCATGTACGCGATCCTCGAACTCTCCGAACAGGAATACGTGGACAAGTACCACAAGCGACCGGACGAGAAATCCGCCTGAAGTCAGTTGACCCACTTGGCGATGTCGGCGGGCTCGTGGTTGGCGAAGACCTCCAGCAGCGCCACCGGGTCCTTGTGCACGGTGATCACGTCGCGGTGCTCGGTGCGCAGGAAGCCGGCGTCCACCATGTGGTCCACGAACTCCCGCAGCGGCTGGAAGTAGCCCGCCACGTCGACCAGCCCGATCGGCTTGCTGTGCAGCCCGAGCTGGGCCCAGGTCCAGACCTCGAACAGCTCCTCCAGCGTGCCGGCGCCGCCGGGCAGTGCCAGGAACCCGTCCGCCAGTTCGGCCATTTTCGCCTTGCGCTGGTGCATGTCGGCCACCACGTGCAGCTTGGTCAGCCCGGCGTGCGCGATCTCCACCCGGCTCAGGTGCTCGGGGATCACGCCGATCACCTCACCGCCGGCGGCCAGCGCGGCGTCCGCGACCGCGCCCATGGTGCCCACGCTCGCGCCGCCGTAGACCAGCCCGATGCCCCGCTCGGCCAGCAGCGTGCCGAGCGCCCTCGCCTGCTCCGCGTAGACGGGGTCGAACCCCATCGACGACCCGCAGAACACACAGATCCTCTTCATGAGAGGTGTCTTATTCGAATGAGTGTTCTGCACACCCGTCGGCGCGGCTGCCGTCCGCGCGTCACCTGCATCCACCCGCCGCGAGCCACCCTCCGGGCGGCCCCCGTCGGCTGGATTGTGCATAACACTCATCAGTGCGTGTCCTCCCATGCCTGGTACGACTCCTGGACCACCCGCACCGCGTCGTCGATGTCATCGGTGACGTGCAGCAGCGCCAGATCCTGCTCGCCGACCTTGCCCTCGGCGAGCACGGTGTCGGAGATCCAGTCGTACAGCCCGCCCCAGTAGGACCGTCCGAAGAGGACGACCGGGAACTTGGTCACCTTCTTCGTCTGCACCAGGGTCAGCGCCTCGAACAACTCGTCCAGGGTGCCGAAACCACCTGGCAGGCAGATGAACGCCTGCGAATACTTGATGAACATCGTCTTGCGCGCGAAGAAGTAGCGGAAGTTCACGCCGAGATCGACCCACGGGTTCATGCCCTGTTCGAACGGCAGCTCGATGCCGAGGCCGATGGAGAACCCGCCCGCCTCCGAGGCACCGCGGTTGACCGCCTCCATCGCGCCCGGCCCGCCGCCGGTGATCGCGGCGAACCCGGCCGAGGCCAGCGCGCCACCGATCTTGCGGCCCAGCTCGTACTCGGGATGGTCGCGCTTGGTCCTGGCCGAGCCGAACACGGTGACCGCGCGCGGCACCTCGGCCAGCGCGCCGAAGCCCTCCACGAACTCGGCCTGGATGCGCAGCACCCGCCACGGGTCGGTGTGCACCCAGTCGCTCGGCCCGCGCGCGTCGAGCAGCCGCTGGTCGGTGGTGGTCTCCTGGTCCCGCTGGTCTCGCCGGAACACCACGGGACCGCGGTGCCGCTCCGGCGGGTGCTCCGGGTACTCCTCGCCCGGCACCTCTGCTCCTGCTTGCTCACTCACCAGACCAGCCTAGGGTCACCCGCATGAGTCATCCCACTCACCCGGCGGGCGATTCCGCCAGGGTGACCGCCGGTGAGCCGTTGGGCACCAGGATCCGGCGGCTGCGCATGGCGCGCGGCTGGACCCAGCGCGAGCTGGCCGAACCGCGGTACGACCGCGGTTTCCTGGCGAAGGTGGAGTCCGGGCAGCGCTCGCCGTCCGAGGCCGCACTGGGCTACCTGGCCGAACGGCTCGGGCTGGCCGCGGAGGATCTGCGCTTCGGCCGTCCGCCGGGGCTCGCCAGGCAGTTGTGGGACGAGCTCGACGACGCCTACCGGCTGCTCGAACAGGGTGGCCTCGATCAGGCGGAAATACGTTTTTCACGAGCAGAAGTAAGCGCCGCGTATTTTCACCTGCCGGATATCGAATGTTATGCCCGGTTCTGCCTCGCCGAGACGCGCTGGCAGCGTTTCGACATCGCCGGCGCGACGACCGGTTTCGAGCACGCCGAGCGGATCGCCGCGGACGCCCCGCCGTGGCTGCGCGCGATGATCGTGCACCGCTGGTCCGCCTGCCAGTACCTGGCCGGTTCGGTGACCACCGCGGTCGCGCACGTCGAAGCCGCCCTCGGCGAACTGCGCGCCGGGGACGAAGTGGACCCGGACGCCGAACTCGCGCTGCTCACCGCGTTGATCCATCCGCTGGTCGAGATGGGCGACCTTCGCCGGGCGCGCCGGGCAACCGAACACGGGCAGCGGGTCGCGGCCTCCGCCACCCGGGTGGACTTCGTCGCCAGGTTCCACCGCCAGGCCACCCAGCTCTGGCAGGCGATCGGCCGGACCGACCGGGCGGACGCCGAGGTCACCGAGGCGCTCCGGCTGTTCGGCTCGCTCGGCTTCGAGCGCGACGCGGCGCGCTGCCGCTGGGCGCGGGGGTTCCTGCTGCGCGAGTCGGGCCGGCTGGCCGAGGCCCGCGCGGAACTGGCCGCCGCCAGGGACACCCTCGCCGAGGTTGACTCGCGAGAAGGGGTCATCGGCAGCACGGTCGAACTGGCCGAGGTGTGCCGCCGGCTCGGCGCGCTGGACGAGGCGGAAGCCCTGGTCAGGGACATCCATCCGCTGCTGCGCGGCACCGCCGACCTGGAGTCGAGGGTGGAGGCCGACCGGCTGCTCGGGCTGATCGCGCAGGCGCGGGGCGACCTGCCCGGCGCCGAGCGGCTGCTGCGGCGGGCGGCCGGCGAACAGGAACGCGCGGCACTGCGCGCTGGCCTCGTGACCACCTCGCTGCATCTCGGAAATGTGCTTCGTACGCAGGGAAAAGCGGACGAGGCGATCGAGGCGTACCTACTTGGGGTGCGGGCCGCAGGGCGGCCCTGACTAGGCCGAATGGTCAATTGACGTAGGCCGCTCGCCGTTCTTTACTCAGATGCGTCTATTGCAATAACTCCTGTTATCACCTTAGACACATTTTTCCGGTAACCCTCCCTGCGATCGACGTCCCTGCCCTGTCTCCTGCCGCCGGTCGCACGGTTCCCCCTGGAAGGAAAACCTTGATGTCATCCCAGCGAGGGCTGAAAACGGGCCTGGCGGCGATCGCCGGCCTCGCCCTGACCTTCGCGTTACCGGTGATCCCGGTGAACGCGAGTACCGCGGCACAGAGTGCCGACCCGATGGCGCTGGCCGGCTCGGCCGCCGACCAGGCCGCCGCGGCCGGGCTGGACGAGCTGAGCAAGGGCGCCGACGAGGCCTTCCACCGGCTCGGCGTGACGCCGGGCGGCGGCGGCCTGTTCTACGCGGCCTACGAACGCTCCTACCGCGGCCTGCCCGTGGTGGGCGGCGACGCGGTCGTGGTGGCGGACGGGCAGGGCCGGGTGCGCGACACCAGCGCCGCGCCCACCGCGCCACTGCGCGTCGGCACCCAGGCGTCCGTCAGCCCCGCACAGGCCGCCGGGGTCGCGAGGCAGCAGGTGTCCACTGTGGACAAGGTGGACACGCCACGTCTGGTGGTGCTGGCAGGACAAAGCCCGAAGCTGGCCTACGAAGTGGTGGTCAGCGGCCAGAACGGACCGGTCCCGAGCAACCTGCACGTCTTCGTGGACGGCAACACCGGTGCGGTGCTCGACACTCGTGACGATGTGAAGGCGTCCTCCTACGACCTCGAGGGGACCGCGCAGCAGAGCGACGTGAACACGCTCGGCGCGGGCAACGGGTACTACAACGGCAACGTCACCATCGACACCACCCAGTCCGGCAGCCAGTACTCGACCACGGACCCGACCCGCAGCGGCATCCGCTGCGGCTCCAACAGCTCCAAGCAGCCCTACACCGGACCGGACGACAACTGGGGCAACGGCACCGGCACCAACCTGGAGACTGCCTGCGTGGACGCGCTCTACGCGGTGCAGAAGGAATGGAACATGCTCCGGGAATGGATGGGGCGCAACGGAATCAACGGCAACGGCGGCGGCTACCCGGCATGGGTCGGGCTGAACGCGGTGAACGCCTACTGGAACGGCAGCTCCACCACCTTCGGCCACTCGCAGGACAACCAGCGCCAGGCCACCCCGATGGACGTGGTGGCGCACGAGTTCGGACACGCCATCTTCCAGACCACTCCCGGCGGCGCCGGCAGCGGTAACGAGAACGGCGGGCTGAACGAGTCCACCGGCGACATCTTCGGCGCCATCACCGAGCACTACGCGAACAACCCGAGCGACCCGCCGGACTACGAGGTCGGCGAAGAGGTCAACCTGGTCGGCCGTGGCCCGATCCGCTACATGCACAACCCGTCGCAGGTCGGCGACCCGAACTGCTACTCCTCCTCCATCCCGAACACCGAGGTGCACGCCGCGGCCGGCCCGCAGAACCACTGGTTCTACCTGCTCGCCGAGGGCACCAACCCCGGTGGCGG includes:
- a CDS encoding helix-turn-helix domain-containing protein, giving the protein MSHPTHPAGDSARVTAGEPLGTRIRRLRMARGWTQRELAEPRYDRGFLAKVESGQRSPSEAALGYLAERLGLAAEDLRFGRPPGLARQLWDELDDAYRLLEQGGLDQAEIRFSRAEVSAAYFHLPDIECYARFCLAETRWQRFDIAGATTGFEHAERIAADAPPWLRAMIVHRWSACQYLAGSVTTAVAHVEAALGELRAGDEVDPDAELALLTALIHPLVEMGDLRRARRATEHGQRVAASATRVDFVARFHRQATQLWQAIGRTDRADAEVTEALRLFGSLGFERDAARCRWARGFLLRESGRLAEARAELAAARDTLAEVDSREGVIGSTVELAEVCRRLGALDEAEALVRDIHPLLRGTADLESRVEADRLLGLIAQARGDLPGAERLLRRAAGEQERAALRAGLVTTSLHLGNVLRTQGKADEAIEAYLLGVRAAGRP
- a CDS encoding SRPBCC family protein, whose product is MTELMHSVQVAAPAGTTWLALTDWARQGEWMLGTEVHVIEGNGRSVGSKLSAFTGIAGIGFTDTMEIIGWEPPLRCTVRHLGKVVRGVGSFHVRDLGPQRSVFVWSEQLKLPFGPVGRLGWPVAKPAFVLGLRYSLHRFAKYAESYSVGQA
- a CDS encoding DivIVA domain-containing protein; the encoded protein is MTTALIYLVVMLLVAAVVFLVAAVVFGRGEELAPLAPGSSPTRLPAEDINAEDIQRVRFQLVVRGYKMSEVDWVMGRLGAEIDGLRARVRELESESEAAR
- a CDS encoding glucosyl-3-phosphoglycerate synthase, with translation MDEDWFARRTWQDPQWTVDELVRAKGARTVSVVLPALNEQETVGDVIASVRPLLGSLVDELVVLDSGSTDATAEVAELAGARVVHREDVLADWEPMPGKGEVLWRSLAVTSGELVVFLDSDLVDPDPAFVPTLLGPLLGDSGVQLVKGFYRRPLRLETAEIGTGGGRVTELLARPALSALRPALAGIVQPLGGEYAGTREFLESVPFAAGYGVEIGLLLDAEARYGLDGLAQVNLGVRKHRNRSLLQLGVMARQILGTALARCGVPVDGAAGLTQFVQVSGEWLPDATEVLVADRPPMREVLANRRRA
- a CDS encoding TIGR00730 family Rossman fold protein; this translates as MKRICVFCGSSMGFDPVYAEQARALGTLLAERGIGLVYGGASVGTMGAVADAALAAGGEVIGVIPEHLSRVEIAHAGLTKLHVVADMHQRKAKMAELADGFLALPGGAGTLEELFEVWTWAQLGLHSKPIGLVDVAGYFQPLREFVDHMVDAGFLRTEHRDVITVHKDPVALLEVFANHEPADIAKWVN
- a CDS encoding DUF397 domain-containing protein, translating into MATERTMMTAHEPEQMVWQKSSYSAGNGACVEVGLTSGEVRVRDTKDREGGELAFAAVQWRAFLSAVHRSG
- a CDS encoding helix-turn-helix domain-containing protein, encoding MDDRITTIRSRELGEGLRSVLKESGMSGREVAAAMEWSPSRVSRLLNGQRGGSEAEVSLFLGVCKAKKAVRERLLKICREINQPGWWQRHGSRLPVQLVTYIDHEDKAAAIHDFQLAIVPGALQTENYARTLIRDCGAAPASEVEDRVEARIARRSIFARPRPPRCTYFIHEQVLRFPVGDAEIMSEQLHYLLQMAVRNYITVRVVPNSAGVHAGIAGSFSLLEFDEIRPVVYLESQTSTLFLEEPVETDSYRRVLAGLADKALDEGQSKEVIACLAIELYGDREDHDDRA
- a CDS encoding TIGR00730 family Rossman fold protein, yielding MSEQAGAEVPGEEYPEHPPERHRGPVVFRRDQRDQETTTDQRLLDARGPSDWVHTDPWRVLRIQAEFVEGFGALAEVPRAVTVFGSARTKRDHPEYELGRKIGGALASAGFAAITGGGPGAMEAVNRGASEAGGFSIGLGIELPFEQGMNPWVDLGVNFRYFFARKTMFIKYSQAFICLPGGFGTLDELFEALTLVQTKKVTKFPVVLFGRSYWGGLYDWISDTVLAEGKVGEQDLALLHVTDDIDDAVRVVQESYQAWEDTH
- a CDS encoding M4 family metallopeptidase, which codes for MSSQRGLKTGLAAIAGLALTFALPVIPVNASTAAQSADPMALAGSAADQAAAAGLDELSKGADEAFHRLGVTPGGGGLFYAAYERSYRGLPVVGGDAVVVADGQGRVRDTSAAPTAPLRVGTQASVSPAQAAGVARQQVSTVDKVDTPRLVVLAGQSPKLAYEVVVSGQNGPVPSNLHVFVDGNTGAVLDTRDDVKASSYDLEGTAQQSDVNTLGAGNGYYNGNVTIDTTQSGSQYSTTDPTRSGIRCGSNSSKQPYTGPDDNWGNGTGTNLETACVDALYAVQKEWNMLREWMGRNGINGNGGGYPAWVGLNAVNAYWNGSSTTFGHSQDNQRQATPMDVVAHEFGHAIFQTTPGGAGSGNENGGLNESTGDIFGAITEHYANNPSDPPDYEVGEEVNLVGRGPIRYMHNPSQVGDPNCYSSSIPNTEVHAAAGPQNHWFYLLAEGTNPGGGKPTSTTCNNTSITGIGIQKAGKIFYNGLLKKTSGWNHKAARKATLEAALALYPGSCTEYDTVKAAWNGVSVTAAAGEPTTCTSQPGNDYTLALSSASGTVQPGASATVTVNTQTTNGNPQAVALTATGLPANTTASFSPASVQSGASSTLTIATSSTTPNGTSQITINGDGADADHSAQYTLTVGSGDVRLFSNGTDYPITDLGTVRSPITSTATGNAVSPVKLTVTGTHTCSEDLRISLQSPSNRSYSVKATGSLPCTELGTRTYSVPVTDEAAAGTWTLVVYDAYSQDTGTLDTWDITV
- a CDS encoding lysophospholipid acyltransferase family protein, giving the protein MLHLMVRYALAPLAKAIYRPTVHGAELVPLDEPIILASNHRAAVDTALTAIVTPRPVSFLGKAEYFTGKGLKGRFMASLLSGLGYVPVQRGNAAAGLAALDSARKVLEAGGAFGIYPEGTRSLDGRLHRGHTGVGALALTTRSRVVPVAITGTEQVQPAGKRFPRRAKVTVRFGEPLDFSHYDGLENSSMARRAVTDHVMYAILELSEQEYVDKYHKRPDEKSA